The proteins below come from a single Cervus canadensis isolate Bull #8, Minnesota chromosome 2, ASM1932006v1, whole genome shotgun sequence genomic window:
- the ADORA3 gene encoding adenosine receptor A3 isoform X2, whose product MALADIAVGVLVMPLAIVISLGVTIHFYSCLLMTCLLMIFTHASIMSLLAIAVDRYLRVKLTVRYRRVTTQRRIWLALGLCWLVSFLVGLTPMFGWNMKLTAHKNLTFLPCQFRSVMRMDYMVYFSFFIWILIPLVVMCAIYFDIFYIIRNRLSQNFSGSKETGAFYGREFKTAKSLLLVLFLFALSWLPLSIINCIIYFNGEVPQTVLYLGILLSHANSMMNPIVYAYKIKKFKETYLLILKACVICQPSKSMDSSIEQTSE is encoded by the exons ATGG CCCTGGCTGACATTGCTGTTGGAGTGCTGGTTATGCCTTTGGCCATTGTCATCAGCCTGGGCGTCACGATCCACTTTTATAGCTGCCTTCTCATGACCTGCTTGCTGATGATCTTCACCCACGCATCCATCATGTCCTTGCTAGCCATTGCTGTGGACCGATACCTGCGGGTCAAGCTCACAGTCAG ATACAGGAGAGTCACCACGCAAAGAAGAATATGGTTGGCTCTGGGCCTTTGCTGGCTGGTGTCATTCCTGGTGGGATTGACCCCCATGTTTGGCTGGAACATGAAACTGACAGCGCACAAAAATCTCACCTTCCTACCCTGCCAATTCCGTTCGGTCATGAGGATGGATTACATGGtctacttcagtttcttcatttggatCCTCATTCCCCTGGTTGTCATGTGTGCCATCTACTTTGATATCTTCTACATCATCCGGAACCGACTCAGTCAGAACTTTTCTGGCTCCAAAGAGACAGGTGCATTTTATGGGCGGGAGTTCAAGACAGCCAAGTCTCTGTTACTGGttcttttcttgtttgctttGTCCTGGCTGCctttgtccatcatcaactgcaTCATCTACTTTAATGGTGAAGTGCCACAAACTGTGCTGTATTTGGGCATCCTGCTGTCCCACGCTAACTCCATGATGAACCCTATCGTCTATgcttataaaataaagaagttcAAGGAAACCTATCTCTTGATCCTCAAAGCCTGTGTGATCTGCCAGCCCTCTAAGTCCATGGACTCAAGCATTGAGCAGACTTCTGAGTAG
- the ADORA3 gene encoding adenosine receptor A3 isoform X1 produces MPVNSTAVLLANVTYITVEILIGLCAIVGNVLVIWVVKLNPSLQTTTFYFIVSLALADIAVGVLVMPLAIVISLGVTIHFYSCLLMTCLLMIFTHASIMSLLAIAVDRYLRVKLTVRYRRVTTQRRIWLALGLCWLVSFLVGLTPMFGWNMKLTAHKNLTFLPCQFRSVMRMDYMVYFSFFIWILIPLVVMCAIYFDIFYIIRNRLSQNFSGSKETGAFYGREFKTAKSLLLVLFLFALSWLPLSIINCIIYFNGEVPQTVLYLGILLSHANSMMNPIVYAYKIKKFKETYLLILKACVICQPSKSMDSSIEQTSE; encoded by the exons ATGCCTGTCAACAGCACTGCTGTGCTCTTGGCCAACGTTACCTATATCACTGTGGAGATTCTCATCGGGCTCTGTGCCATAGTGGGCAATGTGCTGGTCATCTGGGTGGTCAAACTGAACCCTAGCCTGCAGACCACCACCTTCTATTTCATTGTCTCCCTAGCCCTGGCTGACATTGCTGTTGGAGTGCTGGTTATGCCTTTGGCCATTGTCATCAGCCTGGGCGTCACGATCCACTTTTATAGCTGCCTTCTCATGACCTGCTTGCTGATGATCTTCACCCACGCATCCATCATGTCCTTGCTAGCCATTGCTGTGGACCGATACCTGCGGGTCAAGCTCACAGTCAG ATACAGGAGAGTCACCACGCAAAGAAGAATATGGTTGGCTCTGGGCCTTTGCTGGCTGGTGTCATTCCTGGTGGGATTGACCCCCATGTTTGGCTGGAACATGAAACTGACAGCGCACAAAAATCTCACCTTCCTACCCTGCCAATTCCGTTCGGTCATGAGGATGGATTACATGGtctacttcagtttcttcatttggatCCTCATTCCCCTGGTTGTCATGTGTGCCATCTACTTTGATATCTTCTACATCATCCGGAACCGACTCAGTCAGAACTTTTCTGGCTCCAAAGAGACAGGTGCATTTTATGGGCGGGAGTTCAAGACAGCCAAGTCTCTGTTACTGGttcttttcttgtttgctttGTCCTGGCTGCctttgtccatcatcaactgcaTCATCTACTTTAATGGTGAAGTGCCACAAACTGTGCTGTATTTGGGCATCCTGCTGTCCCACGCTAACTCCATGATGAACCCTATCGTCTATgcttataaaataaagaagttcAAGGAAACCTATCTCTTGATCCTCAAAGCCTGTGTGATCTGCCAGCCCTCTAAGTCCATGGACTCAAGCATTGAGCAGACTTCTGAGTAG